CCCAGCAATCGCAAGCTACGAAAACACCCTCGCGGTTCTCAGCGCCGGAGTGGACGTAGCCCGCATGAACATGAGCCACGGAGATCACGACGTACACAATTCTGTGTATGAGAACGTGCGCCGGGCATCCGAGGAACTGGGCAAGCCGGTAGGCATCTTCGCTGACCTGCAGGGGCCCAAGATCCGTCTTGGCCGCTTCATGGACGGCCCGCACTACCTGAACAAGGGCGACGTCTTCACGATCACCATTGAAGATGTTCCGGGCACCAAGGATATTGTCTCCACCACGCACAAGGGACTGCCCAACGACGTCAACGTGGGGGACACCCTCCTGATTGACGACGGCAAGGTCTCCGTCCGTGCCACTGCCGTTGATGACGTCAAGGTGGTCACCGAAGTGACCGTTCCCGGCCCCGTGTCCAACAACAAGGGCCTGAACCTGCCGGGTGTGGCGGTAAGCGTGCCCGCCATGAGCGACAAGGATGAGGCAGACCTGCGCTGGGCCATCCGCCGCGGCGTGGACATGGTTGCGCTGTCCTTCGTCCGTAACGCCGTTGATGTGCGCCGCGTCCACGAAATCATGGACGAGGAAGGCCGCCGCGTTCCGGTCATCGCCAAGATCGAGAAGCCGCAGGCCGTGGCTGCCATCGAGGAAATCATTGACGCCTTCGACGCCATCATGGTTGCCCGTGGCGATCTCGGTGTGGAGCTTCCCCTCGAAGACGTTCCCCTGGTGCAGAAGAACGCCATCGAGCTGGCCCGCCGCTGGGCGAAGCCGGTCATCGTGGCCACCCAGGTGCTGGAATCCATGATTGACAGCCCGCGGCCCACCCGCGCTGAAGCCTCCGACTGCGCCAACGCCGTACTTGACGGTGCCGACGCCGTGATGCTCTCGGGCGAGACGTCAGTGGGCAAGTACCCGATCGAGACCGTGACCACCATGGCCCGGATCATCGAGTCCACCGAAGAGCACGGCCTGAACCGCGTGCCGGCCCTGGGCTCCAAGCCGCGTACCCGCGGCG
This genomic interval from Arthrobacter sunyaminii contains the following:
- the pyk gene encoding pyruvate kinase, with product MRRAKIVATFGPAIASYENTLAVLSAGVDVARMNMSHGDHDVHNSVYENVRRASEELGKPVGIFADLQGPKIRLGRFMDGPHYLNKGDVFTITIEDVPGTKDIVSTTHKGLPNDVNVGDTLLIDDGKVSVRATAVDDVKVVTEVTVPGPVSNNKGLNLPGVAVSVPAMSDKDEADLRWAIRRGVDMVALSFVRNAVDVRRVHEIMDEEGRRVPVIAKIEKPQAVAAIEEIIDAFDAIMVARGDLGVELPLEDVPLVQKNAIELARRWAKPVIVATQVLESMIDSPRPTRAEASDCANAVLDGADAVMLSGETSVGKYPIETVTTMARIIESTEEHGLNRVPALGSKPRTRGGAITRAAVEIADQLDAKFVCTFTQSGDSARRLSRLRPKKPVLAFTPVEETYRYMSLFWGIQPMLVEFAENTDQMTAQVDRTLFENDLVDIDDIVVIAAGSPPGQAGSTNSIKVHKAGDIADAGQRLDGQMRVKEKVGPWPIKNSNKGKAKSI